GCAGGGTCTACCTCATATTCAGCAGCAAGGATGGCCTGGGGTGGCCCACCTTTTTGCCACAGCAAATAGCAAGGCCAGCATACTCCTCACTAGCTGTGCAGCCGGAACAACAGGTGCCTACGGCAACAACAAGAAGCTCCTGAACCTGTTGAGCAATTTCTCTTTGAAAGAGAACCTCAGCAGCTACCATGCCAAAACAAAATAGTTGGttttggcagattttttttttttcagtattcagATGGACAATGCTAAATAACTCTATTCAGCAGGCCAGTTCATTTTAACTTGTTTACTTATACCCTGCCTTGTTCCAGAAAGGATTTAAGGTGGATTACCCATTAATACCACACaagataaaataaagtgaaaaataagtgGGTGAGGAAAGTAGGACAACTGGAAAATGAgactcagaaaaataaatgaaggcaGGAGAGGGGTAGACTCATTGTGTTCCGTGAAGGCTTGTATACTTACCAGGACTGGCTTAGAGAGCATCTCTGGGCTTTCTTGCTGTTAATGCAAAGAGGACTTTAAGTCAAGGTCCCCAACAACATCCTCTGTAGGAAGTAATTTCTGTCTGCCCAGAGCACCAGCTATGGGAGATGGAGACCTCAAAGATCTTGACACTGAGCATGGCACTCATTTTagtctggatttaaaaaaaaaattagtggagGATGAATGAAATTTCTGTCTTTGAGAAACATAACTTCCTGACGTATGGTCTCATATACTAgccataaaatttatatttacagaaCTGATGGCTAACTAGCTGCACAAGATGATTCACCATAAATCAGTTAAGCCAAGGGAAATGTCTACCAAAAGGGATGGCCTTGGTTTCAGAACCACTCATCTGTTGTCCTTTTTGGCACTAATTAGGACAAGCTTGATCTGTAGCCACCCTGTTCATGGCAATTAACTCAGTGGCTCCTTATAAGAGACTGCGTGTTTTTGTGTTCACTAGAACAAAAGGAAATGCATGCAGTTCATATGGCAGTGCCATTAAATTATTAAGAttcaaattaaagggaaaaagaatGGGGAGGGCACATGTCCCTTGGTGTGTTCCACTGAAATCCTGCCCTGAACACTAACTCACTTAGCCTTCTGGGTATGGATTTTTTGCATCCAGTTCATTGTGGAGGAGTCCTTAACATGGTTgcagtgataaaaataaaaatgttgacgAGGGAGGgctatattaaattattttattgtgatGAGGAGGAAGAAGTAAAGGAAGCCCTCAAACCCTTTCAACTTGAGTGACCATCCTGTGCTTTGTATAGGGGCTAAGAAACTTTTCTGCAAAGGGCCAGGTAATGAATACTTAGGTTCACTTGCCTATGTGCTCCCTACTGTAACTGTTTAACTCCACCAGGTAAACGAAAATGTCCATGCATAGGCCATTATAAGCTAATGGGTGtagttgcattctttttttttttcttttttgaacagGCTTAActcactttatttttcttgtgtacAAACCTATGTAGTAGCCACAGCGCAAGCCTTGTCTACTgcacagacactctgatgtgagtCTGTACAAGATGGTCCATGAATTCCTGATAGGCAGACTTTGTGAATGCAGTCTTTTCGAAGGTGGCCTTGGTGAAGTTGCCCAGGGTGGCAGTGCACCCCCTGGCTAAGGTATAGCAGTCATCAGTGCCAGCTTTCATCAGCAGCTTCTTGGGGGCAGGAGTGGAGGCAATGCCAGTGACTCTGGGAGCAGGAATGAGGCACACCAGCACAGAACCATGGCATTGAATCACCTTGCTATGCACCTTGTGTAGTTTGCTGATCTTGTGCACCTAGTAGCCTCTCCTCATGGGCACAGTGGAGATGTTGGCAAGGATGATGGCCCCTAGGATGGTGGTGGCTACCTCTTTGGAGCACTTTACACCCAGGCTGACATGGCCATTGTAGTCCTTGATGGCAACAAATGTCTTGAACCTGGCCTGCTGGCCACCTGGTGTCTGCTTCTGCACTGTCATCATCTTCAAAACCTTGTCCTTGAGGGCTGCCCCCAGCAAAAAGTCAATGATCTCTGAATCCTTGATGggcagggagaagagacagatcttcttcAGGGACTTGATCTTCGTGTCCCTAACCAGGCAGCCTAGCATGGTGACAGGAAGCCACTTCTTGTCCATGGCCTCTGATTCCAGGGTCCACAGGGTCTCTGGGTCCTCTGCCATACCAGCCTCATCTAGTGTTCTCTTCGAGAAGAAGAAGGTAGCTGCATTCTAACAAAAATCTTCTTTACAAAAACACGTGGCAAG
The sequence above is drawn from the Lepus europaeus isolate LE1 chromosome 3, mLepTim1.pri, whole genome shotgun sequence genome and encodes:
- the LOC133756675 gene encoding LOW QUALITY PROTEIN: small ribosomal subunit protein uS5-like (The sequence of the model RefSeq protein was modified relative to this genomic sequence to represent the inferred CDS: substituted 1 base at 1 genomic stop codon) yields the protein MCQRASLVLKKKKLVSGSGTSEPWKVVRGIGKGVCAQSTAGDMLSHERTDACSLPDLISSFGSCGPKTMVTYCPLQSLTVLIQKHTVKYILIIFGSLGSPRSTWQQIQCLVKVLCYLAVASPYQKLKNGLGVAWEELHCTFWLITGRLTKVALCIPLNSRRHQHTEDIKQSNGTNMSSTRTLDEAGMAEDPETLWTLESEAMDKKWLPVTMLGCLVRDTKIKSLKKICLFSLPIKDSEIIDFLLGAALKDKVLKMMTVQKQTPGGQQARFKTFVAIKDYNGHVSLGVKCSKEVATTILGAIILANISTVPMRRGYXVHKISKLHKVHSKVIQCHGSVLVCLIPAPRVTGIASTPAPKKLLMKAGTDDCYTLARGCTATLGNFTKATFEKTAFTKSAYQEFMDHLVQTHIRVSVQ